The proteins below are encoded in one region of Peribacillus muralis:
- a CDS encoding spore germination protein, with translation MKPIPNKVAEVDAFMEEKVGLGVSFDLGVRRIKVLKKDVHLYYINGLTDTEYIIEILDSLIHNKNTEIVTTKIFEVVKGLLVHQSVEEISTMDELVDQVLSGLIVIVIDGKPIGLVVDVRSYPGRQPEEPDTEKVVRGSRDGFVENIIVNTAITRRRIRDERLRFEMLHVGERSKTDISIGYIKGIADPDLIDIVRKELEGIDVDGLTMADKTIEEFIVKQGYNPYPLVRYTERADVAATHLLEGHVLIYVDTSPSVIITPSTLFHHMQHAEEYRQAPAVGTLVRWTRFFGIFVSLYLLPIWLLFCLEPSLLPEKFEFIGPNEKTHIPIVVQIFISDIGIEFLRMAAVHTPTPLSTAMGLVAAVLIGQIAIDVGLFVPEVVLYASVATIGTFVTPSLELGVANKISRLMLLVLVALFKVPGLVIGITLYIILLASIKALNTPYLWPLIPFQPKALSHILFRRPFPGSVERPSIVHPQDKYRQPRKP, from the coding sequence ATTCCGAATAAGGTAGCGGAAGTAGACGCCTTCATGGAAGAGAAAGTGGGTCTTGGCGTCAGCTTTGACTTAGGCGTAAGAAGGATAAAGGTGTTAAAAAAAGATGTGCATCTCTACTATATAAACGGATTGACGGATACGGAGTACATCATCGAAATCCTTGACTCGCTAATCCATAATAAAAACACGGAAATCGTCACGACGAAAATTTTCGAAGTTGTAAAAGGTTTGCTCGTACACCAGTCCGTTGAAGAAATAAGTACGATGGATGAGCTTGTCGATCAAGTATTATCCGGCTTGATCGTCATCGTTATCGACGGTAAACCAATTGGATTGGTCGTGGATGTGAGGAGTTACCCAGGACGGCAGCCTGAAGAACCGGATACGGAAAAAGTCGTTCGCGGTTCCAGGGATGGTTTTGTCGAAAACATCATCGTGAATACGGCGATAACGAGACGAAGGATCCGGGATGAGCGATTACGCTTTGAAATGCTGCACGTTGGTGAACGCTCCAAAACGGATATTTCGATTGGCTACATTAAAGGTATTGCTGATCCCGATTTGATCGATATCGTTCGTAAGGAATTGGAAGGCATTGATGTGGACGGATTAACGATGGCTGATAAAACGATCGAAGAGTTCATCGTCAAACAAGGATATAACCCATATCCGCTTGTGCGCTATACCGAGCGTGCTGATGTTGCGGCTACACACTTACTTGAAGGGCATGTCCTGATTTATGTGGATACCTCCCCAAGTGTCATCATTACCCCGTCGACCCTTTTCCATCATATGCAGCATGCCGAGGAGTATCGGCAGGCACCCGCTGTTGGAACGCTCGTGCGCTGGACACGTTTTTTCGGGATTTTCGTTTCGTTATATTTGCTGCCGATTTGGTTGTTGTTTTGTTTGGAGCCATCGCTTCTGCCGGAGAAGTTCGAATTTATCGGACCTAACGAAAAAACACATATTCCCATTGTGGTACAAATCTTCATTTCCGATATCGGGATAGAATTTCTGAGGATGGCAGCCGTCCATACCCCGACGCCGCTTTCGACCGCCATGGGCTTGGTTGCGGCAGTGCTCATCGGGCAGATTGCAATAGACGTCGGCCTATTTGTCCCTGAGGTGGTCCTCTACGCTTCCGTGGCGACAATCGGCACCTTCGTTACTCCTAGCCTGGAACTTGGTGTGGCGAATAAAATCTCCCGTCTGATGCTGCTCGTGCTGGTCGCATTATTTAAAGTGCCTGGGCTGGTCATAGGCATCACTCTCTACATCATTTTATTGGCTAGCATAAAAGCTTTAAATACACCGTATTTATGGCCGCTTATCCCATTTCAACCTAAGGCCTTGTCACATATACTATTCAGAAGACCTTTTCCAGGATCAGTGGAACGTCCAAGTATTGTGCATCCGCAGGATAAATATAGGCAGCCTAGAAAACCTTAA